The segment ATCACTTGCTGTAAGAGATGCCGGAGAGCCTCGTGGTATACGAAAGTTTTTATGTAGGGGTCTATTGCTAGGAAGGTCTCGCTCAATCACCCTCTCAAGGAGTTGGGCCCTACGCCTTTTATTCATCCTAATTATGACAGACAAACCGAACAAAAGAATTATCGAAGAGGTAGTCGTACGCTTCTCAGGCGACTCGGGCGATGGTATGCAGCTCACGGGTTCCATCTTCTCTGATATGTCAGCGATGTATGGTAACTCGGTCTCGACCTTTCCCGATTATCCAGCTGAGATCCGTGCTCCTCAAGGTACACTGGGCGGCGTATCGGGCTTTCAAGTACGTATAGGACATGATCAGGTCCATACGCCTGGAGACTATGCCGACGTACTGGTGGCAATGAATGCCGCAGCCCTCAAGGTCAATGTGAAAAACCTGCGTCACGACTCTATCGTCATCATCGATAGTGACTCTTGCGGAGAGAAGGATCTTAAGAAAGCTCTCTACCAGACAGATGATCCTATCAAGGAGCTGGGACTCAATCCCGATAGAGTGCTCGCATGCCCTATCAGTACGATGGTGCAGGAGGTACTCAAGGATATAGATATGGATGCCAGAGGCAGACTGAGATGCAAGAATATGTTTGCCCTAGGCATCGTATCGTGGCTCTTTGACAGACCCCTCGAGCAGGCTGAGCACTTCATCAGCAAGAAGTTTGCTAAGAAGGAGATCATCCGTCAGGCCAACATAGCAGCCCTCCACGGAGGCTACTCCTACGCGGCTAATACACACGCCTCTGTAGGCACCCCCTTTGTCATCGAGGGAGCTCCGCAGGAGGCTGGCGTATATCTAGATGTAACGGGCAATAAAGCTACCGCTTTTGGACTCATAGCTGGTGCTGAGCGTGCTGGACTCAAGCTCTTCCTAGGATCTTATCCTATTACTCCCGCCACAGACATCTTACACTTCCTCGCTAAGTACAAGTCTCTCGACGTGATCACGATGCAGGCTGAGGATGAGATAGCAGGTATCTGTACCGCCATCGGAGCTTCCTACGCTGGTCGCCTAGGTGTCACCTCTACTTCAGGTCCTGGTGTGGCGCTCAAGAGTGAGGCACTCAACCTCGCCGTCATCGCTGAGCTACCACTCGTACTCGTAGACGTACAGCGAGGTGGTCCCTCGACAGGTATGCCTACGAAGTCAGAGCAGACCGATCTCCTACAGGCTATGTATGGGCGCAATGGTGAGTCGCCGATGGTAGTGATCGCTCCTACCTCTCCCTCTAAGTGCTTTGATGCTGCTTACTA is part of the Porphyromonas asaccharolytica DSM 20707 genome and harbors:
- a CDS encoding 2-oxoacid:acceptor oxidoreductase subunit alpha, yielding MTDKPNKRIIEEVVVRFSGDSGDGMQLTGSIFSDMSAMYGNSVSTFPDYPAEIRAPQGTLGGVSGFQVRIGHDQVHTPGDYADVLVAMNAAALKVNVKNLRHDSIVIIDSDSCGEKDLKKALYQTDDPIKELGLNPDRVLACPISTMVQEVLKDIDMDARGRLRCKNMFALGIVSWLFDRPLEQAEHFISKKFAKKEIIRQANIAALHGGYSYAANTHASVGTPFVIEGAPQEAGVYLDVTGNKATAFGLIAGAERAGLKLFLGSYPITPATDILHFLAKYKSLDVITMQAEDEIAGICTAIGASYAGRLGVTSTSGPGVALKSEALNLAVIAELPLVLVDVQRGGPSTGMPTKSEQTDLLQAMYGRNGESPMVVIAPTSPSKCFDAAYYAAKIAVEHMTPVVLLSDAYLGNGSVAWRIPDYEQYPEIKPHYVDQYKGEEPWLPYMRDPETLVRYWSVPGAGSLPYRTGGLEKDNKTGAISTDGPNHELMVLQRHNKIQHIAEVIPPLTVEGDVEDAELLIVGWGSTYGHLSDACRTLQKKGHKVAHTQFTFINPMPKNTEEILRRYPRVVVAEQNLGQMAMLLRNKVSDANIYQYNQVQGQPLKVGNLVTAFEEILAEQL